Proteins encoded in a region of the Anopheles aquasalis chromosome 2, idAnoAquaMG_Q_19, whole genome shotgun sequence genome:
- the LOC126569129 gene encoding disintegrin and metalloproteinase domain-containing protein 10, producing MHSKCGLLLLLSTLLLLLNDIESGYVRESKKARPLNEYISHHERLSYDHEQLHASHSRAKRSVTKDHHVYLNFRAYGRDFNIRLKRDLSTISDKLEVHTDKGPVHVDSSHIYHGEVIGEPDSYVFGSLFDGVFEGQMISDDTYYVERAKHYFPETSKPESHPLHYVEEDEPPFHSVIYKDEHVDDPYRHRRKGHPSGCGVHDEVSAWMDRIQNSAIEEEENEELPVAQPDSDEATVVAAESGKLPTETPVTGDDSTSQQQPAQPNHSNGGTRKNSNPKATKRRSTPPAPAPAPERVVPARDNRIIETGYEFKYPHEKYSKAANWRDFGDSDTDPEWHWKSHVRARRAARQKEDYRNTCSLYIQTDPLLWNHIRDSIIGHLHRTRKSELVEKTREEILSLIIHHITAVNYIYRNTKFDGRVEHRNIRFEVQRLKIDDDSSCHDGGDDPNPLCLENIDVSNFLNLHSLGNHEAFCLAYVFTYRDFTGGTLGLAWVASASGASGGICEKYKTYTETIGGMYQSTKRSLNTGIITFVNYNTRVPPKVSQLTLAHEIGHNFGSPHDYPAECRPGGNNGNYIMFASATSGIRLNNGKFSPCSVRNISNVLDAIDENKKRNCFQASEGAFCGNKIVEIGEECDCGFNEDECLDKCCYPREMTDAMKIENATAQSCGRRARTQCSPSQGPCCDSNTCHFIPSDARVTCKEETECSWGSTCNGTTPECPEPRPRDDKTKCNNGTQLCIKGECSGSICLLWNMTECFLTSNIIPNIDKRKLCELACQSGNDTSTCRSTSEFAREYGLPDGGYSLRPGSPCDNFQGYCDVFLKCRAVDAEGALVRLKNLLFNKKTLQTVAEWATERWYLVCMFGIGFVILMGIFIKCCAVHTPSSNPKKAAAYRISDTLRRPMNTLRMMRRHHHNGAGPRSVPVPRGERSRSAGDRGGGGGGGGGRGADRNGGGRSGGGGGGGRSRTTEGVHGELRNGGHTSSSSGNSRPSNSSARVPAHGYGEGRGQQYYPPKAPPMQNYSRMSNAELYAEAYPDRGMYEPPRRPYANNKV from the exons GTTACGTAAGAGAATCAAAGAAAG CGCGTCCCCTCAACGAGTACATATCGCACCACGAGAGGTTGAGCTACGATCATGAGCAGCTGCATGCTAGTCACAGCCGGGCGAAGCGATCGGTCACCAAAGATCATCATGTATATCTTAACTTTAGGGCATACGGACGAGATTTTAACATTAGACTTAAACGTGATCTCAGCACAATAAGCGATAAGTTAGAG GTACATACGGACAAGGGACCGGTACATGTGGATTCGTCCCACATCTACCACGGTGAGGTGATCGGCGAGCCGGATAGCTACGTCTTCGGTTCGCTCTTTGACGGGGTGTTCGAAGGGCAAATGATCAGCGACGACACGTACTACGTCGAACGAGCGAAGCACTACTTTCCCGAGACATCCAAACCGGAGTCACATCCGCTGCACTATGTCGAGGAAGACGAACCACCGTTCCACTCGGtgatctacaaggacgaacaCGTCGACGATCCCTACCGTCACCGGAGGAAAG GTCATCCATCCGGCTGCGGAGTGCACGATGAGGTGTCCGCTTGGATGGACCGCATCCAAAACTCGGCcatcgaagaggaggagaacgaaGAGCTGCCCGTGGCCCAGCCAGATAGCGATGAGGCGACGGTTGTGGCcgcggaaagcggaaagcTGCCTACGGAAACACCTGTCACTGGCGATgacagcaccagccagcagcagccagctcAACCGAATCATTCCAACGGTGGTACGCGCAAGAATAGCAATCCAAAGGCCACCAAGCGACGCTCAACgcctccggcaccggcaccggcaccggaaaggGTAGTACCGGCGCGCGACAACCGGATCATCGAGACGGGGTACGAGTTTAAGTATCCGCACGAGAAATACTCCAAGGCAGCGAACTGGCGTGACTTTGGTGATTCCGATACCGACCCCGAATGGCACTGGAAGTCGCACGTCCGGGCACGGCGGGCCGCTCGCCAGAAGGAAGACTACCGGAACACCTGCTCACTCTACATCCAAACCGATCCGCTGCTGTGGAACCACATACGGGACAGTATCATTGGT CATCTGCACCGAACCCGCAAGTCCGAGCTGGTGGAGAAGACGCGCGAGGAAATCCTTTCGCTGATCATACACCACATCACTGCCGTTAACTACATCTATCGCAATACCAAATTCGATGGACGGGTCGAACACCGTAACATACGCTTCGAG GTTCAACGACTGAAGATTGATGATGACTCTTCGTGccacgatggtggcgatgatccAAATCCCCTCTGCCTGGAGAACATCGACGTGTCCAACTTTCTCAATCTGCACTCGCTGGGCAACCACGAAGCGTTCTGCTTGGCGTACGTCTTCACCTACAG gGATTTCACCGGCGGTACCCTGGGATTGGCGTGGgtcgcttccgcttccggtgcttCGGGAGGAATCTGTGAGAAGTACAAGACGTACACCGAGACGATCGGCGGCATGTACCAGAGCACGAAACGGTCGCTAAACACGGGCATCATCACGTTCGTGAACTATAACACGCGCGTCCCACCGAAGGTGTCCCAGCTGACGCTGGCGCATGAGATTGGCCACAACTTTGGCTCACCG CATGATTATCCGGCCGAATGTCGTCCCGGTGGTAACAATGGCAATTACATTATGTTTGCCAGCGCTACCAGCGGAATTAGGTTGAACAATGGCAAATTTTCACCCTGCTCGGTGCGCAACATTTCGAACGTGCTGGACGCGATCGACGAGAACAAGAAGCGCAACTGTTTCCAGGCATCGGAAGGTGCGTTCTGTGGCAACAAGATCGTGGAGATCGGCGAAGAGTGCGATTGTGGGTTCAACGAGGACGAGTGTCTGGACAAGTGTTGTTATCCACGCGAGATGACTGATGCGATGAAGATCGAGAACGCGACGGCACAGAGCTGCGGCCGACGGGCCCGTACACAGTGCAGCCCATCGCAAGGCCCGTGCTGTGATAGTAACACTTGCCACTTCATTCCGTCCGACGCAAGGGTTACGTGCAAGGAGGAGACGGAATGCTCCTGGGGATCGACCTGCAACGGCACAACCCCCGAATGTCCGGAACCACGACCGCGGGATGATAAGACAAAGTGTAACAATG GTACGCAACTGTGCATCAAGGGCGAATGTTCTGGTTCGATATGCTTGCTATGGAACATGACGGAGTGCTTCCTGACGTCCAACATCATTCCAAACATTGACAAGCGGAAACTATGCGAACTGGCTTGCCAAAGTGGAAATGATACCAGTACGTGCCGCAGTACGAGCGAGTTCGCGCGAGAGTATGGACTGCCGGACGGTGGGTATAGCCTACGGCCCGGTTCACCCTGCGATAACTTCCAG GGTTACTGTGATGTGTTCCTGAAGTGCCGCGCTGTGGACGCCGAGGGAGCTCTGGTGCGGCTAAAGAATCTACTCTTCAACAAGAAAACACTGCAGACGGTAGCCGAATGGGCGACGGAGCGGTGGTATCTGGTGTGCATGTTCGGCATCGGGTTCGTCATTCTGATGGGCATCTTCATCAAGTGCTGTGCCGTGCACACGCCGAGCTCAAACCCGAAGAAGGCGGCGGCCTACCGTATCTCGGACACGTTGCGCCGTCCGATGAACACGCTGCGAATGATG CGACGCCATCATCACAACGGTGCCGGTCCACGGAGTGTGCCAGTGCCGCGAGGCGAACGATCACGCAGCGCTGGTGAtagaggtggaggaggaggcggaggaggggGTCGAGGTGCTGATAGAAATGGCGGCGGCCGatcaggtggtggtggcggtggtggtcgatcgCGCACCACGGAAGGTGTCCACGGAGAGCTTCGTAATGGTGGCCAcacgtcgtcatcatccggCAACAGCCGACCGTCGAACTCGAGCGCACGCGTGCCAGCTCATGGGTATGGCGAGGGTCGTGGCCAGCAGTACTACCCACCGAAAG caccaccaatgcAGAACTATAGCCGTATGAGCAACGCGGAGCTGTATGCGGAAGCCTATCCGGACCGGGGCATGTATGAACCGCCGAGACGCCCGTACGCCAATAATAAGGTTTGA
- the LOC126570488 gene encoding 46 kDa FK506-binding nuclear protein — MFWGLIIKEGKKYSNVVEKEFKLTNAALDLTNQSGDVQVLITAQDVTYLLCTLNRQVPQTLLNKRFASGEEICFAIKGKGAVHLTGNIIEDVYDFDEEMEDEEDEDEELQLANGGGAKGVRESKKAAKSKVAQEIASGQVSSDEDEDDATFNASALDDSALNGGEEDSEEEEDDEDSEDDGGEDDEEEEDDDDEEEEEEEDDDEEEEDEQPRAKQAKLSQEAKSASQNGKAKDAKEASKKQPSNENNPAVRKLQDGLIVEDIKVGSGPEAKPGKKVAVYYVGRLKQNNKVFDSTSSGAGFKFALGRGEVIKGWDLGVAGMKVGGKRRLTIPHKLAYGTKGSPPVIPPCSTLVFEVELKKVL; from the exons ATGTTTTGGG GACTTATCATCAAGGAGGGCAAGAAGTACTCCAACGTGGTGGAGAAAGAGTTTAAGCTCACGAACGCCGCGCTCGATCTCACCAACCAGAGCGGCGATGTGCAGGTCCTGATAACGGCGCAAGACGTTACTTACCTGCTCTGCACGCTCAACCGCCAAGTGCCGCAGACGCTGCTCAACAAACGCTTCGCCTCCGGTGAAGAGATCTGTTTCGCAATCAAGGGCAAGGGAGCGGTGCATCTGACGGGGAACATCATCGAGGACGTCTATGATTTTGACGAAGAGATggaggacgaagaagacgaagatgaggagctgcagctggcgaacggtggcggcgccAAGGGGGTTCGTGAATCCAAGAAGGCGGCCAAGAGCAAGGTCGCGCAGGAGATTGCCTCCGGCCAGGTGTCATCCGATgaagacgaggacgatgcCACCTTCAACGCGTCGGCGCTGGACGATAGCGCTCTGAACGGCGGCGAAGAGGacagcgaggaggaggaggatgatgaggacagcgaggacgatggcggagaggatgacgaggaggaggaggatgatgacgacgaggaggaggaggaggaagaggatgacgacgaggaggaggaagatgagcaGCCGAGAGCCAAGCAGGCTAAGCTTTCGCAGGAGGCCAAGAGCGCCTCGCAGAACGGCAAGGCCAAGGACGCGAAAGAGGCCTCTAAAAAGCAACCGTCGAACGAGAACAACCCGGCCGTTCGGAAGCTGCAGGATGGGCTCATCGTGGAGGACATCAAGGTCGGATCCGGACCGGAAGCAAAGCCTGGCAAGAAGGTGGCCGTTTACTACGTCGGTCGGCTGAAGCAGAACAACAAGGTGTTCGACAGCACATCTTCCGGTGCCGGCTTCAAGTTCGCGCTCGGCCGCGGCGAAGTCATCAAGGGCTGGGATCTCGGTGTGGCGGGGATGAAGGTGGGCGGCAAGCGTCGTCTGACCATCCCGCACAAGCTGGCCTACGGAACGAAGGGCAGTCCGCCGGTCATTCCTCCCTGCAGTACGCTCGTGTTCGAGGTAGAGTTGAAGAAGGTGCTGTAA
- the LOC126580717 gene encoding ras suppressor protein 1 produces the protein MNQPVSCLPVTANKMSKTKKVLDEARETKNREIDLVDRGISTFDELPGLLNLVFVTRITLSHNKLKSVPPGIANLINLEILNLSNNHIDDLPLSLSSMPKLRILNCSINRLDTLPRGFGAFPVLEVLDLSYNNLNENALPGNFFMMDSLRALYLGDNEFEYLPPEIKNLKNLQILGLRDNDLLELPREIGELTRIRELHIQNNRLAVLPPEVANLDMPGPKSVLKMEENPWVTPIAEQYLVGISHVLEYIKTEAYRILYNRHASNSKSAGNVPPKSDKSKKASRARS, from the exons ATGAATCAGCCCGTCAGTTGCTTGCCCGTGACAGCTAACAAAATGTCGAAGACCAAGAAAGTGTTGGATGAGGCCCGGGAGACCAAAAATCGCGAAATTGACCTGGTGGATCGCGGAATTTCCACCTTCGACGAGCTGCCCGGACTGC TGAATTTGGTGTTTGTGACGAGAATAACCTTGAGCCACAATAAACTGAAAA GTGTTCCACCGGGCATTGCCAACCTGATCAACTTGGAGATACTGAATCTGTCCAACAACCACATCGACGATCTGCCGCTGTCGCTCTCCTCGATGCCCAAGCTGAGAATATTGAACTGCTCCATCAATCGACTGGACACGTTGCCTCGCGGATTCGGTGCATTTCCGGTGCTCGAGGTGCTGGACCTTTCGTACAACAATTTGAACGAGAATGCACTGCCCGGCAACTTCTTCATGATGG ATTCGCTGCGTGCCCTCTACCTCGGTGACAACGAATTCGAGTACCTACCGCCGGAAATTAAGAACCTTAAAAACCTTCAGATT CTTGGTCTTCGGGATAATGATCTGCTGGAGTTGCCGCGTGAAATCGGTGAGTTGACGCGCATCCGTGAGCTGCACATTCAGAATAACCGGTTGGCCGTGCTGCCGCCCGAGGTCGCCAATCTGGACATGCCGGGACCGAAGTCGGTGCTGAAGATGGAGGAAAACCCCTGGGTGACGCCGATAGCCGAGCAGTATCTCGTCGGTATCAGTCACGTGCTGGAGTACATCAAAACTGAGGCCTACAGGAT TCTCTACAACCGGCATGCATCGAACAGCAAATCGGCCGGAAACGTGCCGCCCAAGTCggacaaatcgaaaaaagcatCTCGTGCTCGATCGTAG